In Leifsonia sp. ZF2019, a genomic segment contains:
- a CDS encoding DUF1206 domain-containing protein yields MSAPTRAAATAERNPVVRALARVGLATIGLLHILIGAIAVAIAAGGSGDADQSGALQAVVAVPGGLFAVWLAAVGLIVLALWQILVAMRAQRTGTRLVELGKCVLYAALAVLAISIALGGSHDSSSSEKTLSARLLAQPGGVFVLALVGLAIIAGGVVFLRNGITRRFERDLRLPPNALAGVTTTLGRIGYIAKGVALLLVGGLVVAGAVTYDPGKAGGLDGSLKALVGLPFGPVLLILIAVGLIAYGVFWLVRSVAARL; encoded by the coding sequence ATGAGCGCCCCCACCCGAGCCGCCGCCACCGCCGAACGCAACCCCGTCGTGCGTGCCCTCGCCCGCGTCGGTCTCGCGACGATCGGCCTCCTCCACATCCTGATCGGCGCGATCGCCGTCGCGATCGCGGCGGGCGGGAGCGGAGACGCCGACCAGTCCGGCGCCCTGCAAGCGGTCGTCGCGGTGCCGGGCGGACTGTTCGCCGTATGGCTGGCCGCGGTGGGTCTGATCGTCCTCGCCTTGTGGCAGATCCTCGTCGCCATGCGGGCGCAGCGCACGGGCACGCGGCTCGTCGAACTCGGCAAGTGCGTGCTCTACGCGGCACTCGCCGTCCTGGCGATCTCGATCGCGCTCGGCGGCTCGCACGACTCCTCGTCGTCGGAGAAGACGCTGAGCGCGCGCCTCCTCGCCCAGCCCGGAGGCGTGTTCGTGCTCGCCCTCGTCGGGCTCGCCATCATCGCGGGAGGCGTCGTCTTCCTCCGCAACGGGATCACGCGCCGCTTCGAGCGCGACCTGCGCCTCCCCCCGAACGCGCTGGCCGGGGTGACGACGACACTCGGCCGCATCGGCTACATCGCGAAGGGCGTCGCGCTGCTCCTCGTCGGCGGCCTCGTGGTCGCCGGCGCCGTGACCTACGACCCCGGGAAAGCAGGCGGGCTCGATGGCAGTCTGAAGGCGCTGGTCGGGCTCCCCTTCGGACCCGTCCTCCTCATCCTCATCGCAGTCGGCCTGATCGCCTACGGCGTGTTCTGGCTGGTGCGATCGGTCGCCGCCCGCCTCTGA